The Collibacillus ludicampi region GTCTTCCGGTATAGCGCCCGCGCTCATGACAGCCATGCGGTTGCGCGTGCCTATGATTTTTGCCCGGAAGAAAAAGTCAATCACGATGCAAGGAGACCTGTACGCCGCTCCGGTCTATTCCTATACGAAACAAGAAGTGAATGAAGTGACGGTTGCGAAGAAATTTTTATCTGTGAATGACCGTGTACTGATCATCGACGATATTCTCGCGAACGGGGCGGCTGCCCTTGGATTGGCGCAAATCGTCGAACAAGCACAAGCGAAAGTCGCGGGGATCGGGATCGTGCTTGAAAAATCGTTCCAAGAAGGCGCAAGCAAACTCAAGGAAGCCGGTTATCGTGTGGAATCCTTGGTGAAAGTGGCCTCTTTGCAAAACCAACAGATTCGCTTTCTTGAAGATGTACCTGTAAAAGGGTAAGAACATATCACATGAATGGACTTGAGGAGGTATTCTCAATGGAGAATAAGTTGGGGTTCTGGAGATTGGGAACGCTCGGCTTCCAGCATGTATTGGCCATGTATGCGGGAGCGGTCGTCGTTCCATTGCTTGTCGGTCCGTCCATCGGCATGACACAGGATCAAGTGGCTTATCTGATTTCCATCGATTTATTAACTTGTGGGGTCGCATCCCTCTTTCAGGTTATTGGCGGCAAGTATTTCGGCGTGAAATTGCCGATCCTCATGGGATGTGCGTTTCAGGCTGTCGGGCCGATGATTGCGATCGGCAAAATGCAAGGAATTACATCCGTCTACGGGGCGATCATCGCTGCGGGACTCATTGTCATGATCCTCGCACAGTTCATGAATAAAATTCTCAAGTTTTTCCCTCCCGTCGTGACGGGTTCTGTTGTAACCATTATTGGAGCATCTCTCATCGGCGCCGCGATGGGGAACATTGTCGGACAACCGAATACCCCCTCTTTCGCGAGCGTAACGAACCTGTTTTTGGCTTCTGTGACTTTATTTTCGATCGTAATCATGAATCGATTCTTCAGAGGATATCTCAAATCAATTTCCGTTTTGCTGTCGCTGGTCATCGGAACTGGAGTTGCTTCCATCATGGGACTGGTGGACTTCTCTGTTGTGGGTAAAGCTTCTTGGTTTCATATGGTTGAACCTCTTCGCTTCGGTATGCCGACATTCCATGCATCGGCCATCATCAGCATGGTATTGGTTGGGATCGTAAGCATGATTGAATCCACCGGAGTTTTCTTTGCGCTTGCTGACGTTTGCGAAAAGAAACTGGACGGAGATGATATCAAACGCGGCTTGAGAGCCGAAGGTATCGCACAAGTGATCGGCGGGATTTTCCAGGCGTTCCCGTACACCACGTATTCACAGAATGTTGGATTGGTGGCGCTTACCGGGGTTAAGACGAGAAAAGTGGTCATTGCCGCTTGCCTGATCATCATGGCGCTTGGTCTTCTACCGAAAGTCGCAGCCTTGACGACCATCATTCCGAATCCGGTACTTGGCGGAGCGATGCTGCCGATGTTTGGCATGGTCATGGCTTCCGGAGTTCGTCAATTGTCTCGGGTCAATTTCCAACGCGTTGAGAACATGTTAATCGTCGCTACATCTGTGGGTCTCGGTTTGGGTGTCTCGATTTCACCGGATGTATTCTCACATCTCCCGGAGAGTATCCGATTGATCATGGAAAGCGGAATTGTCACGGGAAGTATCGCGGCGATCCTTCTGAATCTGCTATTAAATGGAACGAACAATCAAAATGTAAACGAGACCATTGAAGTATACAAATCGGAACACGCGATCGAACATACCGTTAAAGTTTCATAAAGATGATGGATACAGGTTGGAGCGAAATGTCTCCAACCTGTTTTTTTATGACTGAAACGCATAGATACCCGCATCCCGATTGATATTTTCAAGAATGGGGAGGGAATCTAAGGAGGAAGTATACAGTAGAAGGAAAGAAGGGGACTCAGTGAAAATCTTTAAACCTGATCTGGCATTCTTTGAACCGGCTGCACTCGATTATCCGATAGGGGTTTCCATTTATCGAAAACTGAAGAAAATGGGAGTGGAAATTCGCCGCACGACCAGTCATAATCGGGTCACCGGGATCCCTGGGAATACCGAATGGGAGAAATATAAAATCTCGAAGCGAACACTTGTTGTCGGTGTTCGCAAAACGCTTGAATTTGACAGTTCGAAACCGTCCGCCGAGTATGCCCTTCCGATCTCAACAGGATGTATGGGACACTGCCACTATTGCTATTTGCAAACCACGATGGGGAGTAAGCCCTATGTTCGCGTCTACGTGAATATGGATGAGATACTGGAAGCGGCAAAGAAATATATTGATGAAAGGGCTCCGGAGATCACCCGGTTTGAAGCTGCATGTACATCGGATCCCGTCAGTCTCGAACCGCTCACAGGAAATTTAAAGAGAGTCATTGAATTCATGGGTAAAGAAGAATTCGGCAGGTTGCGATTCGTCACGAAATACGATACGGTCGATTCACTCTTGGATGCGGATCATCGGGGTCATACGCGTTTCCGTTTCAGCGTGAATGCCGCTTATGTGATTAAAAACTTCGAACCGGCTACTTCTTCTTTTGAAGAACGAGTCATTGCGGCTGGTAAAGTCTCACGCGCCGGATATCCCCTCGGCTTTATTGTCGCGCCGATCATCCGTTTCGAGGGATGGAAACAAGGGTACCGGGAATTGATGGAGAGGCTGGCCAAAGAACTTGACGGCGCTTCCCATGAAAACCTGACATTTGAATTGATTCAACACAGGTTTACGAAAACGGCGAAACATGTCATTCTAAAGAGGTACCCGAAAACGAAATTGGAGATGAACGAAGAAGAGCGTAAGTACAAGTGGGGCCGTTACGGGCGCGGCAAATACGTCTATCGCGATGATGAACAAGAAGAGATCCGGGAATTGTTTCACGACCTGGTTGAACGATATTTTCCTCAAGCAACCATTGAATATTTTACCTAAACATCTATAGGGAAATTCAAGTTTATGATGGAAGTGTAAGGAGGCAGGGAGATGAGGAAACGGTACGAAAATTTGGATGGGGTCACAACCGATAAGACGTTCCGCGATTTTCTGAAATGGAGACGGGACAGGCGACATAAACTGAAACAGGACACTTACGAGATCGAACAAGAGCCCCATCCTCTCGTCTCTTATCTGCAGAAAAACCGGGAAGATACCACAATCACGTGGGTGGGCCATTCAACCTTTCTCATCCAGATGAACGGATTGTCCATCTTGACCGATCCAGAGTGGGCGAAACGCATGGGATTAGAAAAAAGGCTCACACCCCCCGGCTTACCGCTCGACGAACTGCCGAACATCGACGTGGTACTCATTTCCCATAGTCACTATGATCACCTTCATTATGGCACATTAAAACGATTGAACGGGGATTTTCAACTTCTTGTTCCCATCGGGTTGAAAAGGAAAATGGAGGCGAAAGGATTTTCCCGCGTTGCCGAACTGGATTGGTGGGAACATTACCGGATGGGAGACATTCTCTTTCACTTCGTTCCTGCACAACACTGGTCGAAACGCACCTTGAATGATACGAACACATCCCTTTGGGGAGGGTTCGTCATCGAAGGGGAGCAAACTGTCTATTTCGCCGGTGATAGCGGATATTTTCGAGGGTTTCGCGAGATTGGCCAGCGATATGAGATCGACTATGCGTTGATGCCGATCGGTGCTTACGAACCGGAATGGTTGCTGTCGGTACAGCATGTGAACCCGGAACAGGCGGTTCGCGCGTATCTCGATGTCGGAGCGAAATATTTTATCCCTATGCATTACGGAACGTTTCGTTTGGGGGATGAAACGCCACAGGAAGCACTGGCGCGCCTGCGTGCCGAGTGGAACCGACTCCGATTGGATCCGGCAGGACTTTATATACTGAAGATTGGCTCTACAATTGTTTGGTCGCCATCAAAATCAGAATCAACAATATATCCGTATACAAAATAGACTGACATGCATTCCATCGTTTCTTCACTTCATAATACGCTTGGGGAATTTCTTCACCTTCTGCGTTTTTAAGAATTTCTCTCATTTTTTTTGTACAGGGGGCAACAAAAAGGAAGACAATCACACTCAGGAGTGCTGTAAGCAATAGAGAGAGATTTAACCACATCATATGAAAACCTGTATTCAATTCAATCATCAGCCAAACTCCACTTCCAATTAAAGTCGTGCTTCCTATGGAATGAAAAATATTGATTTTCGTAATGATCCGGAAAACAAACCGAAGCTGAGAAACTGTCTTCGCAGAACCAATGAGAAACGGGTAGATAAAAATGGGTCCAATGCCAATTACGGCAGAAACAATATGGAGAGTAAACAAGACATGTATACCGTTCATTTATATCCCTCGAATTCCAATTCTCTTTCGAAAAGAGTGCACCATTGTATTGCGGAGGAGACCGATCGCTTCATCGTCGGACACATCCACAAAAATGGTGCACCGTCATTCCGTTCATTAGGTACAGAGAAAGTTACATGGCAAGCATCTCAGCCAAATCTTCTTGAGCGTCTCCGATGAGCTTAAGATTAAATGTTTCTTGCAAGAAGTTTAACACACCTGGTGTTAAAAATTCCGGAGCTTTCGGACCAATTCGTATATCTTTGATTCCTATGCTGAATAATCCAAGTAATATGGCAATGGCTTTCTGTTCAAACCAAGACAATACAATGCTGACGGGCAACTCGTTGATTTCACATTGGAAAGCGTCAGCCAACGCACGGGCAATCTTTACAGTGGAAATGGAGTTATTGCATTGCCCCAAATCGATATATCTCGGGATACCCGTATCTCCTACGGTTCCAAAATCAATGTCGTTAAAACGAAATTTCCCGCAGGAAGTGGTTAAAATGACCGTATCATTAGGAAGCAACGTAGCTAATTCCCGATAATAATTACCACCCCGTCCGGGAGCGTCACAACCGGCGATCACAAAGAATCTTCGAATCTTGCCTTCTTTTACGGCCGAGATAATTTCCGGTGCCAAACCGATCACCGTTTGGTGGTGATAGCCGGTGACCAGCGTCTGATCCGAGTCGATATTTGCCGATGGCAATTGCAAAGCTTTTTCGATGAGTGGAGTGAAATCATTATTTTCGATTTTCGTCACGCCTTCCAAACCTGCTACTTCATAGGAGAAGAATCGGTCGGAGTAGGTTCCTTTTATCGGCATCACGCAATTGGTGGTTGCCAATATGGCACCGGGGAATTCTTCAAACAATCTTCGTTGATCATGCCATGCCTTCCCGATGTTGCCCTTTAAATGAGGATATTTTTTCAATTCCGGATACCCGTGGGCAGGCAGCATCTCCGAGTGAGTATAAATATTGATGCCTTTGCCTTCCGTTTGTTTCAGCAATTCTTCTAAGGCAAATAAATTATGACCGGTTACGACGATACATTTCCCTTCGATTTTATTTTGCGTGACAGTAATAGGCTGAGGGATACCAAACCGTTCTGTATGTGCACGATCCAGCAAATCCATCACTTTGATTGCGGCTGAACCCACTTTCATGGCCATATCAATATGCTCTTGTAAATTAAAGTTTACATTTGTTAATGTGAAGTATAAAGCCTCATGTGTAATCGCATCAACTTCGGGATCCGTGTATCCCAATTCCCTTGCATGCGTTGCATATGCAGCGATTCCTTTAAGAGCAAATATAATCGTATCTTGTATGCTTGCCAGATCTTCATTTTTCCCACATACGCCGACAACTTTGCAACCGCCAATCGCTGTTTGCTCACATTGATAACAAAACACGGATATGGCCTCCTTATCCTAATAATTCTTTTGGATGTAACTCCTCTTGTTTTATCTCTGTGTCTATATCCATTATTCTTTGAAATCAGTGGTTCTGGTGTGATAAGAATCACACTTTGTGATCTGTTTCACAAACTAGACAAAATTCAGCAAAGAAAGAGCCTGTTTCAAAAAAGTGATTGAACCAGGCTCTTTTTTGAGGCTATTGATTCTATTGTTTGTGGAGTCTATTGACACCCGGTCGGAACATGATTGTTTTTCGAGAAAAGATATAATTTACAATTGTTTTTCCTCATTCACTTTGCGAGCGACCTCATTTTTATCCTCTTCCGACATGACACTGCTCGCCATAGGGAATAATACGTTGTCTTCTTTCATGATATGTGCCCGTAATACACTTTCCAACGGCTTGAACGCCTGTACTACGTCGGACTCACTGCCCTTATGATTTTTCAAATCTTGAAGACGCTTCCGAAAGGTCTCGTGGTTGTCCCGGATGATCTTGTGTTCGGAAAGCATGACCGCGATCGGGCCTGCATTTGTCCCGATATATTTCCCCAAAAGCGGAAATAAGATTTCCTCTTCGTAACGAAAATGTTTGTTAAGCTCTTCATGAACCATTTTGTCTGCTAGGTCGTAGGTTTCAGCATGATAACCGCCTGCCGTCCGGTCTAACACTTCCAGCAGTTCCGCATGTTCTTCGACAAACGACCATAATTGCGGGGAGACAGCCGCTTTCGCGTTCGAACTGTTCTCAACACTTTTTCTTGGTTCGCTTCCTATTTCCTGATTGGATACTGGACTCGGGGTGAGTACCAGCACCACCAGACTTTCCTCGATCGCTTCGATCGAGTGCTCTACATGTTTTTCGAGGCTTACCATATCGCCAGATTGTAGGATCACTTCTTCGTTTGCCTTGAATCGGATTTTACCCTGCAGCACGAATACCAAAATATCACTGGATGTCTTATGTTTCTCCAGAACCTTCCCTTTCGAAAAGGAGAATTGAACCACTTTTGACACCCCGTTATCCAACACGGGTCGGATAAACGATTCCGTAAAGTTTAAATGATAGACTTTCATCTGAATCCTCCTTTGAAGCGTGTCGATGGTTTTCTGGCTTTCGATTCGGCTTCAACCCGAATGTTGACTACACGCATGGGTATGAAAGGCATCGTATTATCAGTTTTCCTCCATAATAAACATTGATAATTTAACCTATCGCGAGTGATTCCCAGGAGTGTCAAAAGGTTGTTATTGCCCTGATACAAGTTCAAAAAGTACTGACTGTGAAGGCAGTACTCGATACGCGAACCGAATCGGAAGCTTTGTACATTCATAATAGAGTGGGGAAATCATCCGAGTTGTGATATAAATCACAATCAACTTTCAATGTAGCCCTCCATGCCGCAAGCGACGGCGCCATCAGAAGATGATAAGTTTCTTGTGTGGGAAGAGAGATTTAAGCTGCCTAATGCAACGGAGTATCTTTTGGGTGGGTTGTATCGCTTTGCAGCGCAGAGGTGAGTTGAAGGTCGTTCCGCTTCCTTAAACCGTTCAAGAGGCCATATGCTTTGCGCATAATAGCGACCTTGGAGGTCGTCTTGCAACATTTGTTTATTATTCCATGCAAGACGACCTCCACGGAGCATGAGCGCAAAGCATATGCCTCAATGACGACCTTCATCGAACCCAAGCGCAAAGCGATACACCCACCCAAGCACTCATTTTGAAGCAGCCTCAACCTCACGTTAAAGGTTTAGGCTGCTTATGTGTAGACTGAATGAAACGATCCTCCCCATAGATAACTCCCTTACCGTACGCATCTTTGAAAATGAATATTTAGCTGTTCAAAACTTCATATGAGAATCAATCATGCAATGAGTTTCGCATAACAATGAATAACAAGACTTTTGTGAGAGGTGTTCCTCCATGAAACCGATTCTCGGGATCCTCTCTGTATGGCAGG contains the following coding sequences:
- a CDS encoding xanthine phosphoribosyltransferase, giving the protein MSSGNSEGKDPAGRIVVSDAVLKIDSFLNQQVDPDLMNEIGREFAARFASESITKVLTIESSGIAPALMTAMRLRVPMIFARKKKSITMQGDLYAAPVYSYTKQEVNEVTVAKKFLSVNDRVLIIDDILANGAAALGLAQIVEQAQAKVAGIGIVLEKSFQEGASKLKEAGYRVESLVKVASLQNQQIRFLEDVPVKG
- a CDS encoding nucleobase:cation symporter-2 family protein; this encodes MENKLGFWRLGTLGFQHVLAMYAGAVVVPLLVGPSIGMTQDQVAYLISIDLLTCGVASLFQVIGGKYFGVKLPILMGCAFQAVGPMIAIGKMQGITSVYGAIIAAGLIVMILAQFMNKILKFFPPVVTGSVVTIIGASLIGAAMGNIVGQPNTPSFASVTNLFLASVTLFSIVIMNRFFRGYLKSISVLLSLVIGTGVASIMGLVDFSVVGKASWFHMVEPLRFGMPTFHASAIISMVLVGIVSMIESTGVFFALADVCEKKLDGDDIKRGLRAEGIAQVIGGIFQAFPYTTYSQNVGLVALTGVKTRKVVIAACLIIMALGLLPKVAALTTIIPNPVLGGAMLPMFGMVMASGVRQLSRVNFQRVENMLIVATSVGLGLGVSISPDVFSHLPESIRLIMESGIVTGSIAAILLNLLLNGTNNQNVNETIEVYKSEHAIEHTVKVS
- the splB gene encoding spore photoproduct lyase, which encodes MGRESKEEVYSRRKEGDSVKIFKPDLAFFEPAALDYPIGVSIYRKLKKMGVEIRRTTSHNRVTGIPGNTEWEKYKISKRTLVVGVRKTLEFDSSKPSAEYALPISTGCMGHCHYCYLQTTMGSKPYVRVYVNMDEILEAAKKYIDERAPEITRFEAACTSDPVSLEPLTGNLKRVIEFMGKEEFGRLRFVTKYDTVDSLLDADHRGHTRFRFSVNAAYVIKNFEPATSSFEERVIAAGKVSRAGYPLGFIVAPIIRFEGWKQGYRELMERLAKELDGASHENLTFELIQHRFTKTAKHVILKRYPKTKLEMNEEERKYKWGRYGRGKYVYRDDEQEEIRELFHDLVERYFPQATIEYFT
- a CDS encoding MBL fold metallo-hydrolase, with product MRKRYENLDGVTTDKTFRDFLKWRRDRRHKLKQDTYEIEQEPHPLVSYLQKNREDTTITWVGHSTFLIQMNGLSILTDPEWAKRMGLEKRLTPPGLPLDELPNIDVVLISHSHYDHLHYGTLKRLNGDFQLLVPIGLKRKMEAKGFSRVAELDWWEHYRMGDILFHFVPAQHWSKRTLNDTNTSLWGGFVIEGEQTVYFAGDSGYFRGFREIGQRYEIDYALMPIGAYEPEWLLSVQHVNPEQAVRAYLDVGAKYFIPMHYGTFRLGDETPQEALARLRAEWNRLRLDPAGLYILKIGSTIVWSPSKSESTIYPYTK
- a CDS encoding DUF2269 family protein, giving the protein MNGIHVLFTLHIVSAVIGIGPIFIYPFLIGSAKTVSQLRFVFRIITKINIFHSIGSTTLIGSGVWLMIELNTGFHMMWLNLSLLLTALLSVIVFLFVAPCTKKMREILKNAEGEEIPQAYYEVKKRWNACQSILYTDILLILILMATKQL
- the hcp gene encoding hydroxylamine reductase; translated protein: MFCYQCEQTAIGGCKVVGVCGKNEDLASIQDTIIFALKGIAAYATHARELGYTDPEVDAITHEALYFTLTNVNFNLQEHIDMAMKVGSAAIKVMDLLDRAHTERFGIPQPITVTQNKIEGKCIVVTGHNLFALEELLKQTEGKGINIYTHSEMLPAHGYPELKKYPHLKGNIGKAWHDQRRLFEEFPGAILATTNCVMPIKGTYSDRFFSYEVAGLEGVTKIENNDFTPLIEKALQLPSANIDSDQTLVTGYHHQTVIGLAPEIISAVKEGKIRRFFVIAGCDAPGRGGNYYRELATLLPNDTVILTTSCGKFRFNDIDFGTVGDTGIPRYIDLGQCNNSISTVKIARALADAFQCEINELPVSIVLSWFEQKAIAILLGLFSIGIKDIRIGPKAPEFLTPGVLNFLQETFNLKLIGDAQEDLAEMLAM
- a CDS encoding hemerythrin domain-containing protein, which produces MKVYHLNFTESFIRPVLDNGVSKVVQFSFSKGKVLEKHKTSSDILVFVLQGKIRFKANEEVILQSGDMVSLEKHVEHSIEAIEESLVVLVLTPSPVSNQEIGSEPRKSVENSSNAKAAVSPQLWSFVEEHAELLEVLDRTAGGYHAETYDLADKMVHEELNKHFRYEEEILFPLLGKYIGTNAGPIAVMLSEHKIIRDNHETFRKRLQDLKNHKGSESDVVQAFKPLESVLRAHIMKEDNVLFPMASSVMSEEDKNEVARKVNEEKQL